The Corvus hawaiiensis isolate bCorHaw1 chromosome 2, bCorHaw1.pri.cur, whole genome shotgun sequence genome includes a window with the following:
- the LOC125322190 gene encoding maestro heat-like repeat-containing protein family member 7: protein MWSLTESLVELLQEDDSDVVGMTVAVLSYLFLYSGAPIPSPIALQLAEALLPLFDNDDSQVRLRSMFVFQEMMPLLTAKGKKALKSHVRQSLLPLSFHCHDEDWHVANASRETLRCAASFLKRRDLERMLDVDQTWRFGEGLLAEDRSRAAEHSRRALPYLRSPQESLRQAAIRFIGIAGRHLRGQQEELQLICEALEDASRDISPAVSSLARQTAYVLRALERAPRSIFQVLRDGLRRACRTRPRLSGRG from the exons ATGTGGAGCCTGACCGAAAGCCTCGtggagctcctgcaggaagaCGACAGCGACGTGGTTGGGATGACCGTCGCCGTCCTCAGCTACTTGTTCCTGTACAGTGGTGCCCCGATACCCAGCCCCATcgccctgcagctggctgaggcCCTCCTGCCACTCTTTGACAAC GATGATAGCCAGGTGCGGCTGCGCTCCATGTTCGTCTTCCAAGAGATGATGCCTTTATTAAcggcaaagggaaaaaaggcccTGAAGTCACACGTGCGCCAGAGCCTGCTCCCACTCTCCTTCCACTGCCATGACGAGGACTGGCACGTGGCCAAT gcctccCGGGAAACGCTGCGTTGTGCGGCCAGCTTCCTGAAAAGGAGAGATCTCGAACGCATGCTGGACGTGGATCAGACATGGAGGTTCGGCGAGGGCCTG ctggcagaggacaggagccgAGCGGCCGAGCACTCGCGGCGGGCCCTGCCGTACCTGCGGAGCCCACAGGAGTCCCTGCGACAGGCGGCCATCAGGTTCATTG GCATCGCCGGGCGGCACCTGAGGGGccagcaggaagagctccagCTCATCTGCGAGG CCCTTGAAGACGCGTCCCGTGACATCAGCCCTGCCGTTTCCAGCCTGGCGCGTCAAACAGCCTACGTCCTGCGGGCCCTGGAGAGAGCTCCGCGCTCCATCTTCCAGGTGCTGCGAGATGGACTCCGCAGGGCATGCAGGACACGGCCTCGTCTGTCGGGCCGTGGctag
- the LOC125322186 gene encoding uncharacterized protein LOC125322186: MWKTLMCSVRTSKTVMPLLLDVLESWPEHSTRTSDGDDTDVFALAATLVMWKILQVPCVPHVVTVYLPRLFVHLLFQVFFSTVEMPEKVENLWRACQEQHGLATDPNRFAVQTLKDLLCRLYYEDVVVAVEHKRGWDTLLSADTHHHAVGLLAREMSRASKLVRFRIVCHLFRLLSGEEPRRDLPALAFLVEVSPMASAASRSCLPALCPLVAAAARDGARALCCCLGPALHARGLVPAGSPVTPLCLSGPLRSPFPALAGLE; the protein is encoded by the exons ATGTGGAAGACGCTCATGTGCTCAGTCAGGACTTCAAAGACAGTCATGCCGCTACTCCTCGAtgtgctggagagctggccAGAGCACAGCACGCGCACCTCCGACGGGGACGACACAGACGTCTTTGCCCTGGCT GCAACTCTGGTGATGTGGAAGATCCTCCAGGTGCCCTGTGTGCCACACGTAGTGACAGTCTATTTGCCCCGCCTCTTTGTGCATCTGCTCTTCCAAGTGTTCTTCAGCACAGTGGAGATGCCAGAGAAGGTCGAGAACTTGTGGAGAGCATGCCAGGAGCAACATGGCCTTGCCACCGACCCCAACAG GTTTGCAGTGCAGACCCTGAAGGACCTGCTCTGCCGACTCTACTATGAGGACGTGGTGGTGGCCGTGGAACACAAGCGTGGCTGGGACACGCTGCTCAGTGCTGACACCCACCACCACGCAGTGGGTCTGCTGGCCAG ggagaTGTCTCGGGCCTCCAAACTCGTGCGTTTCCGGATCGTTTGCCACCTGTTCAGGCTGCTCAGCGGGGAGGAGCCACGCCGGGATCTGCCTGCCCTGGCGTTCCTTGTGGAGGTGAGCCCGATGGCCAGCGCAGCCTCGCggagctgcctgccagctctctgccctctcGTAGCCGCAGCTGCCCGGGACGGTGCCCgcgccctgtgctgctgcctgggcccagCGCTGCACGCTCGCGGGCTCGTGCCGGCCGGCTCCCCCGTCACTcccctgtgcctttcaggtCCTCTCAGATCCCCCTTTCCAGCGTTGGCTGGACTGGAGTAG